In the genome of Magnolia sinica isolate HGM2019 chromosome 2, MsV1, whole genome shotgun sequence, one region contains:
- the LOC131237937 gene encoding inositol-pentakisphosphate 2-kinase IPK1 isoform X6, with product MNLILEGKDASDWNYRGEGAVNLVLGYCGSSPAFVALEGPINYNFGVGKVLRVQKVPRSESQHTTSKSILSRHECLLWNDTQELVTCSSKESLGQLFALHVMSPLLGSEHVDAGIRVLVSEEFLESIEKNVISQRPAWRVDAAKVNTLCDSALLISDHSVFHHGSLKEDLCIAVEIKPKCGFLPSSRFIDEKNAIKKSITRYKMHQVLKLHQKEISRLSEYDPLDLFSGSRERIIQATRALFATPQNNFRIFFNRSLIYGGLGGGMDDAAVSDTRETTEAFEDLLKGVIQAGHGLRLASFLELVGEAIFQSGVLSQLLEVQKFDSFDIEGAIHSYYDIISQPCMACKNLGNDEILRRYSFLHSLSLEESLKIVRDYLIAATAKDCSLMISFRPTKDGDSTSEYSSVFLESTNQNFDYKAYFIDLDMKPLKRMVYYYELDQKIVNRYMQMKNTDCSPCNPMSI from the exons ATGAATTTGATATTAGAAGGAAAAGACGCATCTGACTGGAATTACAGAGGAGAGGGAGCTGTAAATCTTGTCTTAGGTTACTGTGGATCTTCGCCTGCTTTC GTGGCCCTAGAAGGTCCCATTAACTACAATTTTGGG GTTGGAAAAGTGTTGCGTGTGCAAAAAGTTCCAAGAAGTGAATCTCAACATACAACTAGCAAATCCATCTTGTCCAGGCACGAATGTCTACTGTGGAATGATACACAAGAACTGGTGACTTGTTCGTCGAAGGAAAGTTTGGGGCAACTTTTTGCACTTCACGTGATGAGCCCCTTGTTAGGCTCTGAACACGTCGATGCTGGG ATTCGCGTCCTTGTGTCTGAGGAATTCCTGGAGTCCATAGAAAAGAATGTTATCAGTCAACGCCCTGCTTGGCGTGTTGATGCTGCCAAGGTTAACACCCTCTGTGATTCTGCACTTCTTATCTCTGATCATTCAGTTTTTCACCACG GTAGTCTTAAAGAAGACCTCTGCATAGCAGTAGAAATTAAG CCCAAATGTGGGTTTCTTCCATCTTCAAGATTCATAGATGAAAAAAATGCTATTAAGAAGAGTATTACTCGTTATAAGATGCACCAGGTCCTGAAACTTCATCAGAAAGAG ATATCTCGGCTAAGTGAATATGACCCACTGGATCTGTTTTCTGGATCCAGAGAAAGAATAATTCAGGCTACCAGAGCACTTTTTGCGACTCCACAGAATAATTTTCGTATATTTTTTAATCGGTCACTCATTTATGGTGGCTTGGGAGGTGGCATGGATGATGCTGCAGTCAGCGACACTCGTGAAACAACTGAGGCATTTGAAGATTTGCTCAAGGGTGTGATCCAAGCAGGCCATGGCCTACGGTTAGCAAGCTTTCTAGAGCTTGTTGGAGAAGCGATTTTCCAATCAGGGGTACTAAGCCAGCTTTTGGAGGTTCAGAAGTTTGATTCCTTTGACATAGAAGGGGCAATTCATTCATATTACGATATCATTTCTCAGCCTTGCATGGCATGCAAGAATTTGGGCAATGATGAAATCTTGCGTCGATATTCATTCCTGCATTCTCTTTCGTTGGAAGAAAGCCTGAAAATTGTGAGGGATTACTTGATAGCTGCAACTGCCAAAGATTGTAGTCTGATGATTAGCTTTAGACCTACAAAAGATGGGGATTCAACTTCTGAGTATAGCTCTGTATTCCTAGAATCAACTAACCAAAACTTTGATTATAAG GCATATTTCATTGACCTGGATATGAAACCTTTGAAAAGGATGGTTTACTACTATGAATTGGACCAGAAGATTGTGAATCGCTACATGCAGATGAAGAACACAGACTGTAGCCCATGCAATCCCATGAGCATTTGA
- the LOC131237937 gene encoding inositol-pentakisphosphate 2-kinase IPK1 isoform X7 gives MNPIDSIPYHLYFGELALHSSGSVTLTFSAIAIFLLVERVKRMNLILEGKDASDWNYRGEGAVNLVLGYCGSSPAFIRVLVSEEFLESIEKNVISQRPAWRVDAAKVNTLCDSALLISDHSVFHHGSLKEDLCIAVEIKPKCGFLPSSRFIDEKNAIKKSITRYKMHQVLKLHQKEISRLSEYDPLDLFSGSRERIIQATRALFATPQNNFRIFFNRSLIYGGLGGGMDDAAVSDTRETTEAFEDLLKGVIQAGHGLRLASFLELVGEAIFQSGVLSQLLEVQKFDSFDIEGAIHSYYDIISQPCMACKNLGNDEILRRYSFLHSLSLEESLKIVRDYLIAATAKDCSLMISFRPTKDGDSTSEYSSVFLESTNQNFDYKAYFIDLDMKPLKRMVYYYELDQKIVNRYMQMKNTDCSPCNPMSI, from the exons ATGAATCCGATTGATTCAATACCCTACCACTTGTACTTTGGAGAGTTGGCTTTACATTCTTCCGGTTCGGTCACTCTCACATTTTCTGCGATCGCCATTTTCCTGCtt GTGGAAAGAGTAAAAAGGATGAATTTGATATTAGAAGGAAAAGACGCATCTGACTGGAATTACAGAGGAGAGGGAGCTGTAAATCTTGTCTTAGGTTACTGTGGATCTTCGCCTGCTTTC ATTCGCGTCCTTGTGTCTGAGGAATTCCTGGAGTCCATAGAAAAGAATGTTATCAGTCAACGCCCTGCTTGGCGTGTTGATGCTGCCAAGGTTAACACCCTCTGTGATTCTGCACTTCTTATCTCTGATCATTCAGTTTTTCACCACG GTAGTCTTAAAGAAGACCTCTGCATAGCAGTAGAAATTAAG CCCAAATGTGGGTTTCTTCCATCTTCAAGATTCATAGATGAAAAAAATGCTATTAAGAAGAGTATTACTCGTTATAAGATGCACCAGGTCCTGAAACTTCATCAGAAAGAG ATATCTCGGCTAAGTGAATATGACCCACTGGATCTGTTTTCTGGATCCAGAGAAAGAATAATTCAGGCTACCAGAGCACTTTTTGCGACTCCACAGAATAATTTTCGTATATTTTTTAATCGGTCACTCATTTATGGTGGCTTGGGAGGTGGCATGGATGATGCTGCAGTCAGCGACACTCGTGAAACAACTGAGGCATTTGAAGATTTGCTCAAGGGTGTGATCCAAGCAGGCCATGGCCTACGGTTAGCAAGCTTTCTAGAGCTTGTTGGAGAAGCGATTTTCCAATCAGGGGTACTAAGCCAGCTTTTGGAGGTTCAGAAGTTTGATTCCTTTGACATAGAAGGGGCAATTCATTCATATTACGATATCATTTCTCAGCCTTGCATGGCATGCAAGAATTTGGGCAATGATGAAATCTTGCGTCGATATTCATTCCTGCATTCTCTTTCGTTGGAAGAAAGCCTGAAAATTGTGAGGGATTACTTGATAGCTGCAACTGCCAAAGATTGTAGTCTGATGATTAGCTTTAGACCTACAAAAGATGGGGATTCAACTTCTGAGTATAGCTCTGTATTCCTAGAATCAACTAACCAAAACTTTGATTATAAG GCATATTTCATTGACCTGGATATGAAACCTTTGAAAAGGATGGTTTACTACTATGAATTGGACCAGAAGATTGTGAATCGCTACATGCAGATGAAGAACACAGACTGTAGCCCATGCAATCCCATGAGCATTTGA